From Nilaparvata lugens isolate BPH chromosome 7, ASM1435652v1, whole genome shotgun sequence, one genomic window encodes:
- the LOC120352340 gene encoding uncharacterized protein LOC120352340 — protein MDSSNASSSSSSSTTLFIIPDTPPSERELNYWEQQKQQKKQQKSLSSAATSAATAVASTSGASSSSPLKMQGIFVQREDKEEVIIPDTSPLPQATPATWAPRRAALTSVPAAKQPVKRRLVFDDEPAVLTQSKKRAAQEHDSSITPLLREEEEEEDELDVETEDFLAIINRHTEKPWTPLRQLVEDTAYPIVGVREITNQHGRRIVLKVHLTSERLTDIYMPERYTHSLTSKDIESFKRNCKSLCLFVKHVNAFLTDIKIVKCKISKFGI, from the exons ATGGACTCATCAAacgcttcctcctcctcctcctcctccactacATTATTCATCATCCCGGACACCCCCCCATCGGAGAGGGAGCTGAACTACTGGGAACAGCagaagcagcagaagaagcAGCAGAAAAGCCTCAGCTCGGCTGCCACCTCTGCTGCTACAGCTGTCGCCTCCACCTCTGGCGCCTCCTCATCCTCACCCCTGAAGATGCAGGGAATATTTGTTCAACGTGAGGATAAGGAAGAAGTCATCATACCCGACACCAGCCCTCTCCCGCAAGCTACACCGGCTACTTGGGCACCACGCCGAGCGGCCCTCACATCGGTACCCGCCGCCAAGCAGCCGGTGAAGCGGAGGCTGGTCTTTGATGACGAGCCCGCcgtcctcactcaatcaaag aaacgtgcggCGCAAGAGCACGACAGCTCCATAACGCCTCTTTtgcgggaggaggaggaggaggaggacgagttGGACGTGGAGACGGAGGACTTCCTCGCCATTATAAATCGTCATACTGAGAAACCGTGGACGCCTCTCCGGCAGTTGGTGGAGGACACGGCGTACCCCATCGTGGGGGTACGGGAGATTACAAACCAACATGGTCGCCGCATTGTCTTAAAAGTCCATTTAACATCTGAACGGCTGACGGACATATACATGCCGGAGAGGTATACCCACAGTTTAACGTCCAAAGACATTGAAAGTTTCAAAAGAAATTGTAAATCACTATGTCTGTTTGTGaagcatgttaatgcttttTTGACagacataaaaattgttaagtgCAAAATTAGCAAATTTGgcatttaa